A segment of the Lineus longissimus chromosome 11, tnLinLong1.2, whole genome shotgun sequence genome:
CAGAAGTAAAGTGTTAATAATTCACTTGCCCTTTTGAAAGTCAGTCAGGAAAGCGCAGCTGGTGGCGGCCGCTTACAAACACCACCGGTCATGAAATCCAGAACTGATTATCATGCTAACTTTAATGAACGAAGAACTTTCAGGAGGAATAAAAGACCAAGTCAAATAAATATCAGATATTGTTCAATACTCACTGTCCTATTTGGGTCAGCTATGCCAATAAATTGTTGGAAAGTGAAATACCATAAGTCTCATAAAGATTTTATTCACCCCTAGATTATTCTAAAGGCTTCACCACATCATTGATCATCCTTTCTTCAGACTTAAGCCCATATTGTCTGTCTGTATAAAAGTGAATTCAAACTGTCAATACAACAATTGAGGATGATTTGACATATAGATATGTACCTTGGGTAAGAGGGGTGGACCTGCTGCAGGTGATTGCCTAGTTTAGCATTTCAGTGGTCTGTCTTGTCTGTGGCCCATTTTGTCTACTATTTATGAATCAAATAAACATGTTTTTCCATTTTGTTTTGCATGATATTTGCCATCTGACATTTATTTGTACTGAATATCATTGAGTCAACTTCCCAGCCCATGATTTCTGATTGCTTGGAAGTAAGATCTGGGTATTGGTTAGTTTGACATTGTCCAAAACAAGTACTCCTACTCATAGCAGTGAGAAGTATAAGTGGCAGAACAGGGGTGGGATCTGCCTCAATATGCTCTAtggttttcaattcaaattaacTTTGTGGAAAATATCATGTTATTCAACCTTTGTACATTTCATACTCATTGGTCACAGAATGAACAGCAGATTTTCAACAAGGAACACTTCAGTTTTGATAAGTGGTGCCTGGAAAGTGTCAGTCATAACCTAAGAGTAATGACCAAGAGTGAGGACCTTTCTGTTGTATCGCTTTACGGTACATTGACAGCACAACAATGGCCTCAGTGGATTATCCCAAGTAGGCATAGAATACCCTTCATCGGGATTTAAGGAATGATTGGTATTATAATAACTCAATTTTTGAGTCAACGTCTGTACTCAGTCACTCAAGGGAACAGTGGCCTTCTGGACTGGTTATTGAAAATATGGTCTCTTCATGCAAAATCTCCCCCATATGAATAAACGAAGAATAAACAAAAAGTGAAGTGTGCTTGAAAAGTGCTTTTAGGATTATAGCGGTCACTCATTGTCCTCCTTATTGTCCCAGTCAATAGATCTTGACCTGACTTGCTCATGTGCCAAATTATGTAAGTTGCGTTCTGATTGACTGATAATGTGGACAACACTTCCTCCATGTCTTCATGCCTGGTCAAGTTATGCTTATTATCAACTGTATGTATGTTGTCTGTATGTTGTGAAAATGTGAGGTGACTCTCTACGTTGACTTCCTGTGAAAATGAAAGTACTTCCACCCAGAAAATGCAAGGTGACTCTCTGCAGGAAGTGTTGCTGATGCACTAACTGTTTGTATCAGTAAGTTATTTCACAAACCATAAGCTTTTGTGTAAGATTTGTGTGGCCCACTCTTTCAGTTTGGAGTTCAACACAGGCATATGCCATGAATGCATTTTTGCTAACAGAAAAAAactgtttatttcatatttaaGTCACCGAACATGAAGTGTGCTTCACTCCCCTATAGCCTACTGCACGACTCATTAAAAAATTTCATTCACAAAATAACCCTACTGTTAGGTTAAGGGTAGGGCAACCAAACATTTTCCTAAAAGTATTATAAGGCATAGGAATTCCTGACGATCAGCAGAGGCCTTCTCATTCATAGTACTCCTGAATAGGTCTTTCCCGTTAAAGATTGTACAGCATTCAATATTATGAACTATCAGAGATATCGGATCTTGGGATTTATCTCTTTCAGTGGGTTTGATCGCGATATGAATGGGTGATTGTCAGTGGTTCTGGGCAGCCGCAGGAGGCCTTTAATACAATCGTAGGCCCACTTATATTTTCACATACTTGCACTGTGAGAGGTGTAAGGTAGATCTGTCATAACTTCCTACAAAGCGTTCCACCCGGTGTGCAGTGGAGCGGTTCCATGGGTGGTGCTCGGTGAGAATCATTGGGGTATAAATAGCATGAGTGGGAGTGGAGGACATGATACAATGCTTATTATGTTTCAAAAGTATGGTTCCTTTTTCCTGCTTGATCTAGTCAAAGCAACATTCATTTATCCATTCATTGAGGTTAATTTAGAACTTCAAGGCCATTCTTTGAACATTAACGTAGGTGCAGGGGGGGGGAGCATGGATGGTGTGCCAGAAATGTTTGTTGTAAGTGTATCATATGCCAGCTCTTGTTCAGGATATGAATTTCTTTTTGCCATGCATATAATTCATAAAAACAATGAGTCGgtttattgatttcaaaccTAATAAATACCATGAGTTTTACTATGTGGTATGATATCTCTACAGTTTTGTCATCTACAAACACCATCGATTGACATCCTTTTGCGTAAATACGCCAGTGCGCTTATAGGTGCCTACATGTGTACAGGGGGGAGGGGTCATGAGGAATCAGGAGAGGCTGCCTTGAATGTGCTTGGTATTGGAGGGTCCAGACTGAGGAGTTGATCGTGGTTGCCTTTTTCCCCCGTAATGGATTTTGTGAGAGACTTATTTTGAAAAGTTATTTTACCTAAACCTCACTCGTCTTACTGATCCGGAATAAAAACTCTTTACCAAGAAATGTCTTCTCTATCTTTCCAGTGAGACGCAAGCAAAAACAGTATCAAATCGGATTACAAATGTGGAAAAACAGTTTGGCTTTCTGTGCGAGGGGTTTGCAGGGTATGCCAGAAAATCCGCCCGGTTAAGAGATAAAGGTAAGTGAGGTTGAACAcatctgctaaaaaaacctattACCTGTTTTATATATAATCCTTGGCTGGGGATAGTTGACAAGCCACTTGTCGAACACAGAACAGGACAGTATTATTTTGTCGTTTTTGGGAGCCACCCCTGAGCAGCACTGAATGTGAAAGTGAAAATCAGGCCAGTGTGCCAGCTGGAGAAAATGTGTGCGATCAGGTGACTTGGGTCAGATATTTAGGCACTGGGGCAGTATTCTCAGTATTCGCAGTACCTCACATTCAGGTCATGGTGTATTTGTATGTCTCTTCACACATTTCTAATCTAATGGTTGGTAAACCGAACTAAAGTCGATTATTTGTGCACCCATTATCTCACCAGTTTTCAAATCAGATTCATGTCCATGTACAAGAAACTTACAAAGTGTGTTAAATAAACTAGAACACATACATTGAGACATTTCATGCCTGTTTACCACTGTCGCAAAGTTAATAGAGCAGGGAACGGAGAAAGAGACCTTCCACTCTAGTGTGGGGTGCATATTGGTGATGTCTTTCTCCATCTGAAAGAATTCTTACGCATTGAGATTTCATACCCATTCACTGGTTCAGATGGTTATCTGTCTGAAAGCACTAATGGGTACAAGGGCATGGCAGAGTCTTCCTGGGTTTGGAAAAAGGCCTTGCTGGAATGAAGTCTATCACATTATGAATGTCCAAGACATCTCATGGAGAGTTTCATTTTAAGTTGTACTCTTTGAATTCGAAGGTCCATTTTCCTTCCCAAATGTCGTAGGTGAATTTATCTCGCATGTGCTTTTCAATAAATCTCAGCTGGAATGATAATCCTCCCATAGCAGTCACATGTCTTTCAAGATGATCAATCAAATTGACCACATGAATAGTCAAACTGTCATTGTAGCAGCATGTCACTCACAAAACACAGAGAATATCAGTCAGAATCCGTGCAGTCAGAAGAAACGATTTAGTCCTGTTGTCATCCGTTGTAGAGGTCATCCTTGACAAGATTGCTCTCGCAGGCTTTGCCCGGATTTCCAGAGACTTGAGAGAGGGGGCACTTTCCTGAAAGTTGCGGGCAAGCAGTTCATAGTCAGTTCAGAAAATGAATTTTAGCAGAAGGCCTTTCCTACAGATTATATTACATTGTGGTGCTTGTTTACTTATTTCAACACAGAAGGCCTTTCCTACTCAGGATTCCTAGTTAATCTAAAAGGTTTTTCCTCAAAAGGTGGTTGTTCAAATCTCTTGACTCTCTGGCTGCACATGTGGGCCTCTTTCAGTCAGTGTAGTGTTACTCTTGTGACTACATCTACCCTCTCCATTGCAGGTGATGAACTATCAAAAGCCTTAGTAACATATACAGATACAGAAAGTCTAAATCACACATATAAAATGGGAATTACAAAATTTGCGGAAAATTTAGCAGCAGTACAAGATTACAGACAAGCAGAGGtaagtttgaattatttcattgCCAAAGTCTTAACTTTCAGATATATTGCAAGAACACTGAGTGAAGGCTTGGACATAGTCTGCATgctattgttattgtcaatCAGTGTCAAGTACATGTCTTGCCAGACCTGATCAGCTGGTTAGTGTGTTCTATGAGATCAATCCATGGGGATTATTTAGTACATACTTGCAggtgaaaaaaagacaaattccTCCTGTGGCTTTGTGTGCTTTAGTAAAAACACAATAGAGACGTGTTCGTGGTTGGTTAGAGAAATCTTCCACTCATAAAACAAATCAAAGAATGTGTGATTCATGTCATTATTGCTTTAGGGTAGTACTAGTTTGGCGTAAAATGGGTGCAAGAGGTACCGGCAGATATGAGGAAGTTGGCAAAACCAGTTTTGGTGTTATTAAAATCAGTTGTACCTTTGGACTGGTGGTGGACTTCAGGCCCATACCATCCTTTTGCAAGATGGGGCTCATGCCGTTTCATTTGCAAGATGGGGCTCATGCTGTCTCATTACAGTATGGGGCTCATGCTGTCTCATTACAGTATGGGGCTCATGCTGTCTCATTTAAGCATGGGGCCCTTGCTGTCCTCTTGCAGTATGGCCCATGCTACCCTTTTGCAGGATGGCACCATGTGAAGCCACGTTAAGACAGTGTTGACTGGGCATGTAATTGACCAAACTGTCTGTTTACCCCATGCCCTACGCAGACCAACATCTGCTGAGTGTCCCTGGCTAAGCTGTGTTTTAACTCTGAATAAAGAGAATATCACTGTGTTGAATAGGCACTTATCAGGGCAATTTATGACACAAGTATGTTTAGGAAACACACTTCTTCAACAGAATATTCCCAAAATACACTCAGAGTTTTTGCCTGGTGTGTAAATTGCCTTCTGTGTTGACAAATCTGCTGTACAACATGCTGAGGACGATTTTATGACTGGTCAGCAGACAACATTTTTGGCCTAGACTCATTCAATGAAGCCTTAATCGGCTTTAGAAAGCATTTTAGGCTTTTTTAAGCCGGAACAGAAGTACACTTCATGTAAGGAAGCCACATTTTTTCGTGCAAACACAATCCTTTTGATTACACTGGTTATTGTCACTGGCCAAATCAGAGAAAGCTAAAAGAATGAGTGTGAGGGCCAGCATGTTCTAGTTGAACATCAATGTCCTGCATGCCCCATTGGCAAAGCTTCGACCTCCTGCTAAGTCGACTCGGCACTCGTCTGTGCTGAATACTTTTGAATTGCACACTTCCAACACTGCACATTTCCACATGATTCTTCATACATTTTTTTCCAAACTGAATTGAACTATTATTGATTTGATGCATTGTATATTTGATTCTCTTTTGAGTATATTTCATTGTGGGGAATATTTTGTTTTACACTTGTTATAAGAGATTAGCCCCGGGCCACATAATTATGACGAATTAGCCAGGTTCATGCACAGTTTTGATTATGTGTTGACACAATTGATTATAAATTTCAGTGCTATTACTTGCTATTCTTTTTATTGACAGAGTGTAATGACCTTCCCATTACTGACTGTGATTGTTCTTGGTCTGAAACTGTGAAAGCAATAATAATATTTTGTGACAACACACCTTTATGTTGCCATTATTTAGGTGTAAATGGAAGGCAGCCCTCTACTAAAAAGTTGTTATATGTTAGTTGTACTTTTGTTATTCTCTGAAAGCAATCACTTTACCTGGCACAAACAAATTTATGtgcattttacatgttttatgtgCACATGCATTGAGGGGGGGGGCGTCTTGAGATGACATGGCAGGACTGGCACTTATGATCATTGCATGGGTCTTTCTAGGCAGATAAAAAGTAATACTTTGAGAAACGGACCTTGATCCTCTGCTGTTTTCCaccccatccccccccccctcccctcctgaCTCTCCTGTCCATTGCATCTGGGTACCCACACCAGATTCAGGGGACCAGCCCAAGTTCGCACATCCACTAAACTTAGAAGTTATTAACTTATTTTTGTCAAATGCTCAGAATAATGAGTGTTGTTCGGATTCTCAAatttgttgtcaatttcctATCTTTCAGATACAAAGATTAGAAGCACGAGTAATCACACCTTTAATGGATTATGGCACAGCTTGTAAACACGCGAGAGTAAGTATCTCCAATGTGGCATCTGTTACGAGGATGCTGCTGGCACCTAACTATGGCGGCATGCAAAAACACTCATCCCAcgttggaggaggaatactatCTCGAGACTAACACCTCCAAGTGAGGAGCGAAGGACTTTGTGGATGCAGAGGTAGAGGTCAGAATGGATACTCCCCGTACCATCGTCTCTTACATCATTCTTGATCTTTCATTTATGTCTCCATTTGTTTGCAGGATGATCTGAAGTCAGCATTTGCAGCCCAAAACAAAGAGCGACGGCAAAAAAAGACATTAGATAAAACAATTGATAAAAACCCGAGTGATCGGAGAGAAATTGTATCCTTTTCTTTGAAGTCAATCCTTCACTGAAGATCAGTGTTTGCAGAAGGGAGTGGAATTGTCAAGTGGTGAGGCTGGCCTTATGATCAAAGGGGCATGGGTTCGATTCCGCCACTGCCATGCTTGTTTTCAGCTGGTTGCTTTACTTCACTTTTGAAGGAGGCAAAGAAACGAGTCTCCTCTTAAATACCTGGTGTCTTTGCTTCTATGTTTCTTGATGCATCCATATCTGTTATGCAGCTTTCCTTGACTCTTTCTTCAGACTAAGGTATGTGATGCTAAGAACTGGAGAATGATGGATACAGGATGGATAAGTCCTCTCAAGGAGTATCAAGGAACAAGCGTCACTGTTTCTGGCCTATGGATAGCCAGATTATGAACCCGATTTCAAGAAATCCTACTAGCATTTTTGCGTTCAGAGTAGGCTAGATGTTGTAAATGGGACCCACTAGTTGTAATGTATTGTAGGGAGCTGCAGGCTAAATGTCTGTGACATGACTGGGGTCAAAACCGTTGTGCTGTCTGCCCCCAATTCATCTTACATCCTGTCCTTTCAGGCTGAGAGAGATTTACAACGGGCAGGTGTAGAATCGGCACGAACATCAAAAGCTCTAGAAGAACAAATGGACACATTTGAAAGAAAGAAATTAAAAGATATAAAGGTATGAATAGTAGCAAGATGCAGATTAGTGGTATCCACAATTAATTCATTGACTGGTAGAATCTTTGACCTGATCAATAAACCTCGAGAATGTTACCCTTTACTCGTGAGTCCAGCCGTAAAGCTGATGGTGTTTGACCTGCCAATGGGTTGATAAGGATATGATATGAAACTCATGACTGCCAGTAAGTTATGCAGTTGTCATTATTATCCTGATGGGGAAATCCAACAAAGCCTCCTTGGAAATAACTCATCCGTTCTGTGAGTGACATATGttacaagtgacaacatgaaccTGATGTGAACCAA
Coding sequences within it:
- the LOC135495463 gene encoding CBY1-interacting BAR domain-containing protein 1-like, producing MNRSNADIRESETQAKTVSNRITNVEKQFGFLCEGFAGYARKSARLRDKGDELSKALVTYTDTESLNHTYKMGITKFAENLAAVQDYRQAEIQRLEARVITPLMDYGTACKHARDDLKSAFAAQNKERRQKKTLDKTIDKNPSDRREIAERDLQRAGVESARTSKALEEQMDTFERKKLKDIKKILNDFVTVEMAFHAKALEMLTSSYQSLNILNEDEDLEEFRNSLRPSASSARLNNMKRTGSRTSLNSAGLTTTKSTPPTTPRRKPPAKPKAKPSSKSTPNHYGNHVSFNHHDDESDEEEDDEDEDDEDDDDNDDYEENNRGKVNGSSRHYNGYRR